From the genome of uncultured Bacteroides sp.:
GATTTGCTTGTAAACGTAAGCATATACGTTCCTGAAACATTAACCAGGGATGAAAAAGAGACTTTGGAAAAGCTGGAATCATCAGATAGTTTCAAGCCAAACAGTTCGGTAAAAGAAAAGATTTTCAGGAAATTCAAAAGTTTCTTCGATTAATTCGAAAGCTTATTTATTTAGATATTATAATCTCCTCAATTGTATTCAGTAATTGAGGAGATTTTATTTTATGCTATATATTTTAAGGTGCATCTTCTATTTCAGATGAATCGCTTGATACTCTTTTATATTATATCGCCTTCCAAAATATTTATCATCAAGCCTTATCCCTGTTTCCCTCCAAATTACATTCCTCTTTAGTTACTACACCTTTATATGGTTTCATTAGCCAAATAGTATCAACTAGGACTCTATCACTTTCTTTTAGATTTATATTATCTTTCATGCCTTTTAATATTTATCTATCATTCTATTAAAAGAGAATCATTTATTTAATATAGTTTCTATTCGAACTCTACATCAAATTACTAGCCAACTCACTCAGCATACTACGTTCTCCTTTTACCAGATTAACATGAGCAAAGATATTCTGGCCCTTCATGCGGTCAATCATGTAGACTAAGCCATTAGACTCGCTATCCAGATAAGGTTGGTCAATCTGTTGGATATCTCCGGTGAAGACCATTTTCGTTCCTTCTCCGGCACGGGTAATAATTGTTTTAATCTCGTGAGGAGTAAGGTTCTGAGCCTCATCTATAATGCAATAAGTTTCCGACAAGCTTCGTCCGCGGATAAAGGCCAGTGCCTCGATAACCAGCTGACCACTTTTCTGCATATCGTCCAGACGTCTCAACTCTGTTGATGTTGGAGAAAACTGGTGTTTGATAACGTTCAGGTTATCGAAAAGAGGTTGCATGTAGGGTGCAACTTTGGCAGCTGCATCTCCGGGAAGAAAGCCCAGGTCTTTATTGGAAAGAGCCACAATAGGACGAGCCAATAGTATTTGCTTGTAATCGTTCATATTGCTTAATGCAGATGCAAGGGCAAGCAAGGTTTTACCGGTTCCAGCCTTTCCGGTTAGAGCAACAAGCTTAATATCGGGATCATTCAGAATCTCGAAAGCAAAGCTCTGTTCGGCGTTACGTGGTTCTATTCCATAGCTTTTTGCTTTAGTTACTCTGTGTACACTATGAGTAAACGGATTATATCTTGCCAACACACTGTTGCGTTCGCTCTTCAGAACAAAGCACTCATTAGGCTGCAAAACATTTCTTATTTCTAACTCACTAATATCTACTCCTTCTTTGGTCGAATAAATTTTATCTATGAGTTCGGAGGATATTCCGTCATAGATTTCATTGGCCTTCTCAAAGATATCCACATTGGTAACCTTGTCGGTAATATAATCTTCAGACAGCACTCCTATGGAACGGGCCTTCATACGTAAATTCACATCCTTAGTAACCAGAATAGTCTTAGTTTTTGGATATTTCTTTGCAAGAACATCTGCCGTGGAGAGAATTTCATGGTCGGCCTGACGCTCCGGAAAAGATTTTCGTACTGTTTCGGACTCCATCCCTCCGGTGAGTATAAAGAGCTTTCCCATACCTTCACCCAACGATGCTCCCTTAGTGAAAAGGTTATCGTCAGTAATCAAATCAAGTTCGCGAACAAACTCCCGTGCATTATAATTTATTTCCCCACTTCCCTTTTTAAATTTATCTAATTCCTCTAAGACAATAATAGGAAGGTAGATGTCATTTTCCTGAAAATTCTTCAAACAATCATGGTCGTGAAGAATAAC
Proteins encoded in this window:
- a CDS encoding PhoH family protein, giving the protein MGTKKNFVLDTNVILHDHDCLKNFQENDIYLPIIVLEELDKFKKGSGEINYNAREFVRELDLITDDNLFTKGASLGEGMGKLFILTGGMESETVRKSFPERQADHEILSTADVLAKKYPKTKTILVTKDVNLRMKARSIGVLSEDYITDKVTNVDIFEKANEIYDGISSELIDKIYSTKEGVDISELEIRNVLQPNECFVLKSERNSVLARYNPFTHSVHRVTKAKSYGIEPRNAEQSFAFEILNDPDIKLVALTGKAGTGKTLLALASALSNMNDYKQILLARPIVALSNKDLGFLPGDAAAKVAPYMQPLFDNLNVIKHQFSPTSTELRRLDDMQKSGQLVIEALAFIRGRSLSETYCIIDEAQNLTPHEIKTIITRAGEGTKMVFTGDIQQIDQPYLDSESNGLVYMIDRMKGQNIFAHVNLVKGERSMLSELASNLM